In Zingiber officinale cultivar Zhangliang chromosome 6A, Zo_v1.1, whole genome shotgun sequence, a single genomic region encodes these proteins:
- the LOC121995413 gene encoding uncharacterized protein LOC121995413 — protein MDSPRASLEYQVGVQNFLRYAFLNTTTEVMKPCPCRKCINSLNHDRETVYEHLMINGILQDYRIWNFHGEKLIVQSHDTMRDELHALPEVYETINHESIVQETLHEVSEGSPMRNTNYAGASTSHTSMESNVEDFYRLVEEGKQPLYVGCTEFSKLTFLVELFQLKVSGKWSDKSFTALLDFLRRVLPPEAQVPNSFYEAKKLISNLGLHYEKIHACPNDCMIYWGEDANEQACRVCNLSRWKNMQKQPKKSRKSGKKILQMKTPAKVFWYFPLKLRLQRLFMSSQTSKNMQWHSKKRVSDGILRHPADSPTWKAFDERHAEFGVDPRNVRLGLTTDGFNPFKNQSMSYSTWPVVLMPYNLPPWESMKPHSIILSTLIPGPKAPGNDIDVYLRPLLTELKDLWENGITTYDACNKEMFQMRAVLLWTITDFPGLGCLSGWNTYAKNACPTCADKTDAVYLNNGRKWSFKGHRRFLPRDSKIRTMTSYGKPEKRELDLTPLSGSDVLQMTQNRNVVFGKSNISKPLVRTKTGSTEQMWRKQSIFFTLPYWEFNLIRHNLDSMHIEKNVCDNILGTLLDDSSKSKDNTAARRDLKNIGNYETIMATATTKWYRIFATSMLLFEQS, from the coding sequence ATGGATTCTCCCCGTGCCAGTCTGGAGTATCAGGTTGGAGTTCAAAATTTTTTACGTTATGCATTTCTTAACACGACTACTGAAGTCATGAAACCGTGTCCTTGTCGTAAATGCATCAACTCATTGAATCATGACCGTGAGACAGTATATGAACATTTGATGATAAATGGTATTTTACAAGATTATCGCATTTGGAATTTCCATGGAGAAAAGTTGATTGTACAATCTCATGATACCATGAGAGATGAGCTTCATGCCTTACCAGAAGTTTATGAGACAATTAACCATGAATCAATAGTCCAAGAAACGTTACATGAAGTATCTGAAGGATCACCTATGAGGAATACAAATTACGCTGGTGCATCAACTAGTCATACATCGATGGAGTCTAATGTGGAAGATTTCTATAGATTGGTAGAAGAAGGAAAACAACCATTATATGTTGGATGCACTGAGTtttctaaattgacatttcttgttGAGTTATTTCAGTTGAAAGTGAGTGGAAAATGGAGTGATAAGTCCTTCACAGCATTATTGGATTTTCTTCGACGAGTACTTCCACCTGAAGCACAAGTACCAAATTCTTTTTATGAAGCGAAGAAACTAATTTCTAATTTGGGACTTCACTATGAAAAAATACATGCTTGTCCGAATGATTGTATGATTTATTGGGGCGAGGATGCGAATGAACAAGCTTGTAGAGTATGTAATCTTTCAAGATGGAAAAACATGCAGAAACAACCAAAGAAGTCACGCAAAAGTGGAAAAAAAATCCTTCAGATGAAAACTCCAGCTAAGGTTTTTTGGTATTTTCCATTGAAATTGAGATTACAACGATTATTCATGTCATCTCAGACTTCTAAAAATATGCAATGGCATTCTAAGAAACGAGTTTCAGATGGAATTTTAAGGCATCCGGCTGATTCACCAACATGGAAGGCATTTGACGAGCGACACGCTGAATTTGGAGTAGATCCTAGAAATGTACGTTTAGGACTCACCACTGATGGttttaatccatttaaaaatcaaAGTATGTCATACAGTACATGGCCTGTTGTTCTAATGCCTTACAATTTGCCACCTTGGGAATCTATGAAGCCTCATTCAATTATTTTATCCACCTTAATTCCAGGACCCAAAGCACCTGGAAACGATATTGATGTATATTTACGTCCCTTGTTGACTGAATTGAAGGACTTATGGGAAAATGGGATTACCACTTATGATGCTTGCAACAAAGAAATGTTTCAAATGCGGGCTGTATTGCTTTGGACAATTACTGATTTTCCAGGTTTGGGATGTTTGTCTGGGTGGAACACATATGCCAAAAATGCTTGTCCAACATGTGCTGATAAGACAGATGCAGTGTACTTGAATAATGGAAGAAAATGGTCATTTAAAGGGCATCGCCGCTTCTTACCAAGAGATTCAAAAATTCGAACTATGACAAGTTATGGCAAGCCAGAGAAACGTGAATTAGATTTGACACCATTGTCTGGATCTGATGTTCTACAAATGACCCAAAATCGAAATGTGGTATTTGGTAAAAGTAACATATCGAAACCATTGGTGCGAACAAAAACAGGTTCTACTGAACAAATGTGGAGGAAACAAAGCATTTTTTTCACTTTGCCTTATTGGGAGTTTAATTTGATAAGACATAATTTGGATTctatgcatattgagaaaaatgtTTGTGATAATATCCTTGGAACACTTTTAGATGATTCTAGCAAGAGCAAAGATAACACTGCCGCACGTAGAGATCTGAAAAATATTGGGAATTATGAAACAATTATGGCCACAGCCACAACCAAATGGTACAGAATATTTGCCACCAGCATGTTATTGTTTGAACAAAGCTGA
- the LOC121998429 gene encoding disease resistance protein RGA2-like, translating into MEGALVAAARFVADKVAILVQLDAKLKAMTGIEEKMEKLKEMSTIIDLVIEDVESHPLNKDAVKDLLRKLKYLAYDLEDAVDYYDTKVFQKKQRSNTSFGLVSDFISSDNQVLFNSRVGCMIEAVTDSLDSILLQKSILLNLPQSSSHLSLYPYSETHSLNGFDVIGREPEKNNIVNILTNDDDEGSSHSTLRVIAIVGMGGLGKTTLAQLVFNDEMVQDHFASLTMWKVVGAEFNPTKIMKSILELATGEPGNISEIDLVKQKLKKELSGKRFLLVLDDVWNEDPVKWRILKAALTFGARGSKILVTTRSQQVSSIMDSSYIHQIKQLSQTDCLILFQNFAFGDKEENRTLMEIGAKIVEKCGGVPLAVISLGNTLRNTGDETYWSSVLNSEIMQLRYMEEKVLAVLKWSYDTLPPRSKKCFAFASLYPKNSRMKKDELIKLWIANGFVRSEKSFDAETLANDVFDDLVRRSFFLLAPSRNFKYFSYGTEYTMHDLMHDLARSVSANVYWHSEQDSVEDIGNRTYHLQIYIRGESCMTQVLDKKPLNLRTFMPFRFYRQSYLSINLLQVISDSELKFLRALDLSSSGISEVPTSIGNLIHLRYLNLYNNGIEVLPDSITLLSNLQYLNLILNFNFRELPKELGNMQNLRVLDLQRHHSQIDIHMPCGLSRLTNLRSLPVFFAGNRTGACSILELENLKLHGEMQIKFSKDFKNYSCGGKKILKNKDLNDLLIEFNNLERYDKDMLDDLCPDTSLKELIIKNYGSPQFPTWLMELQLPNLVEVCLENCGGCEHIPPFGNLQFLEKLVLTAMDVITDLGAEFHGYRSFPSRQELILNRMNNLEEWPDSHDGDNQLFPKLHSLHIFDCPKLNAEISYNPRAYYNQL; encoded by the coding sequence ATGGAAGGAGCTTTGGTAGCTGCAGCTCGCTTTGTGGCGGACAAGGTGGCAATTCTCGTCCAACTCGACGCGAAACTCAAGGCAATGACTGGTATCGAAGAGAAGATGGAGAAGCTTAAGGAGATGTCGACTATTATTGACTTGGTGATCGAAGATGTCGAGTCCCACCCTTTAAACAAAGATGCTGTGAAGGACTTGTTGAGGAAGCTCAAATACTTAGCTTACGATCTCGAGGATGCTGTGGATTACTATGATACCAAAGTCTTCCAGAAGAAGCAGAGATCAAATACTTCTTTTGGGCTGGTGAGTGATTTCATATCTTCTGATAATCAAGTTCTATTTAACAGCAGGGTAGGGTGCATGATAGAAGCTGTAACAGATAGTCTGGATTCTATTTTGCTACAAAAGTCCATTCTTCTGAATTTGCCACAAAGTAGTAGCCACTTGTCACTATATCCCTACAGCGAGACCCACTCCCTCAATGGCTTTGATGTTATAGGGAGAGAACCAGAGAAGAATAATATTGTCAACATCTTAACAAATGATGATGATGAGGGAAGCAGCCATAGCACCTTGAGGGTCATTGCCATCGTTGGGATGGGTGGCCTGGGGAAGACTACACTTGCTCAGCTTGTTTTCAATGATGAGATGGTGCAAGACCATTTTGCAAGTTTGACAATGTGGAAAGTTGTTGGGGCAGAATTTAATCCCACAAAGATAATGAAGTCTATTTTAGAACTGGCTACTGGTGAACCAGGCAACATCTCAGAAATAGATTTAGTGAAGCAGAAGCTGAAAAAAGAATTATCTGGGAAGAGATTTCTGCTCGTGCTGGATGATGTATGGAATGAAGATCCAGTAAAGTGGCGTATACTGAAAGCGGCCTTAACATTTGGGGCCAGAGGAAGCAAAATTTTAGTGACAACCCGTAGTCAACAGGTCTCTTCAATTATGGACTCATCCTATATCCACCAAATAAAGCAGTTGTCCCAGACTGATTGTTTGATCTTGTTTCAAAATTTTGCATTTGGAGATAAAGAAGAGAACCGAACTTTGATGGAAATTGGTGCAAAGATTGTTGAGAAATGTGGCGGTGTGCCCTTGGCTGTCATATCCCTTGGTAACACGCTCCGCAACACTGGAGATGAAACTTATTGGTCCTCGGTATTGAACAGTGAAATAATGCAGCTCAGATATATGGAAGAAAAAGTGTTAGCGGTACTAAAGTGGAGCTATGACACTCTCCCTCCAAGGTCAAAGAAGTGTTTTGCATTTGCCTCCCTATACCCAAAGAACTCTCGAATGAAAAAGGATGAATTGATAAAACTGTGGATTGCAAATGGTTTCGTACGTTCAGAAAAAAGTTTTGATGCTGAAACACTGGCCAATGATGTCTTTGATGATCTTGTGCGGAGATCATTCTTTCTCTTGGCACCTTCtcgtaattttaaatattttagttaTGGAACCGAGTACACGATGCATGATTTGATGCACGATCTGGCACGATCAGTATCTGCAAATGTATATTGGCATTCTGAACAAGACTCGGTGGAAGATATTGGAAACAGAACATATCATTTGCAAATATATATACGAGGAGAATCATGCATGACTCAGGTCTTAGACAAGAAACCATTGAACTTGCGCACCTTTATGCCCTTTCGTTTCTATAGACAGTCATATTTGAGTATCAATCTGCTTCAAGTCATCTCAGACTCGGAACTAAAATTTTTGCGGGCGTTAGATTTAAGTAGCAGTGGCATCAGTGAGGTGCCGACGTCAATAGGAAATTTGATACATTTGAGGTACCTCAACTTATATAACAATGGAATTGAAGTTCTACCCGACTCCATAACCCTTCTCTCCAATTTACAGTATCTCAATCTcattttaaatttcaattttcgAGAGCTACCAAAAGAgttagggaatatgcaaaacctTCGGGTTCTTGATTTACAAAGACATCATTCTCAGATTGATATACACATGCCCTGTGGGTTGTCACGACTAACTAATCTTCGAAGTTTACCTGTCTTTTTTGCTGGGAACAGAACTGGCGCATGCTCAATATTAGAACTCGAAAATTTGAAGCTTCATGGAGAAATGCAAATTAAATTTTCCAAAGATTTTAAGAATTATTCTTGTGGTGGAAAAAAAATCTTGAAGAATAAAGATCTTAATGATCTACTCATAGAGTTTAATAATTTAGAAAGATATGACAAGGACATGTTGGATGATCTTTGTCCCGACACGAGCTTAAAGGAGTTGATCATAAAAAATTATGGGAGCCCACAATTCCCAACATGGTTGATGGAGTTACAATTGCCAAATTTGGTTGAAGTTTGCCTTGAAAACTGCGGTGGTTGTGAGCATATTCCTCCGTTTGGAAATCTACAGTTTCTTGAAAAGCTTGTCTTAACGGCTATGGATGTCATTACAGACCTGGGTGCTGAGTTCCATGGGTACAGAAGCTTTCCTTCCCGTCAAGAACTCATTTTGAATCGGATGAATAATTTAGAGGAATGGCCAGACTCTCATGATGGTGACAATCAGTTGTTCCCTAAACTACATAGTCTGCATATTTTCGATTGTCCTAAATTGAATGCTGAGATTTCCTACAATCCAAGAGCTTACTATAATCAACTGTAA